Proteins from one Nakamurella multipartita DSM 44233 genomic window:
- a CDS encoding NUDIX hydrolase, translated as MPGTQPHSVSVAGVVLNDAGQVLMVKRHDNGHWEPPGGVLELEETFEQGVYREVLEETGIRVSVGPLTGVYKNMTRGIVALVFRCAVEAGQARISDEATEVAWLEPADALARMTPAYAVRVNDALPGSDIPHVRVHDGTHLVAS; from the coding sequence ATGCCTGGCACCCAGCCGCACTCTGTATCGGTCGCCGGAGTCGTGCTCAACGATGCCGGCCAGGTGCTCATGGTCAAACGACACGACAACGGACACTGGGAACCCCCGGGCGGGGTCTTGGAACTCGAAGAAACCTTCGAACAGGGCGTCTATCGCGAGGTACTGGAAGAGACCGGCATCCGAGTCTCGGTAGGTCCCCTCACCGGCGTCTACAAGAACATGACCAGGGGGATCGTCGCCCTCGTCTTCAGGTGCGCTGTCGAGGCCGGCCAAGCGCGAATCAGCGACGAAGCAACCGAGGTTGCCTGGCTAGAGCCCGCCGACGCCCTGGCTCGCATGACCCCGGCCTACGCCGTGCGTGTCAACGACGCCTTGCCGGGTAGCGACATCCCGCACGTCCGGGTCCACGACGGAACCCACCTGGTTGCTTCGTGA
- a CDS encoding GntR family transcriptional regulator — MIDQLDAIDRHSDRAPYRQIADSLRAAIASGDAAPGSKLPSESVLMERLGVARMTVRQAIQELRAEGLVVAEHGRGVFVRTAPPVRRLASDRFSRRKREAGKAAFIAEAETSGYEASVDQIEVSRISEAPSFVVERLRMSTRDLVIRRSRRYLADARPVELAVSYIPVSVGAGTAIEAVDSGPGGIYARLEETGHVLGEFVEEVGARMPTVDERRRLELPPGTPVITLVRTAFDLSGLPVEVCDTVKAAPAYVLEYRFPAK; from the coding sequence ATGATCGACCAGCTCGATGCGATCGATCGGCACAGTGATCGTGCTCCCTACCGGCAGATCGCCGATTCGCTTCGAGCCGCCATCGCCTCGGGTGATGCGGCGCCGGGCTCGAAGTTGCCTTCCGAGTCTGTGCTGATGGAGCGGCTCGGGGTTGCCCGGATGACGGTCCGCCAGGCGATCCAGGAGCTTCGGGCCGAGGGACTTGTGGTCGCCGAGCATGGTCGTGGGGTCTTCGTCCGGACAGCTCCCCCAGTTCGCCGGCTCGCCTCGGATCGGTTTTCACGGCGGAAGCGGGAAGCAGGCAAAGCAGCCTTCATCGCAGAGGCCGAGACCAGTGGGTACGAAGCATCGGTGGACCAGATCGAGGTCAGCAGGATCTCGGAGGCTCCCTCGTTCGTGGTGGAGCGGCTCAGGATGTCCACTCGGGATCTTGTCATCAGACGGTCGCGAAGGTACTTGGCCGACGCTCGTCCGGTTGAGCTGGCAGTGTCCTATATACCGGTGTCAGTCGGTGCAGGTACCGCAATCGAGGCCGTTGACTCAGGTCCGGGCGGGATCTATGCGCGGCTGGAAGAGACGGGCCACGTGCTCGGGGAGTTCGTCGAGGAGGTCGGAGCGCGCATGCCGACGGTCGACGAACGCCGCCGACTCGAACTGCCTCCCGGAACGCCCGTCATCACGCTGGTGCGAACCGCTTTCGACCTCTCGGGGCTTCCCGTCGAGGTCTGCGACACCGTGAAGGCTGCGCCTGCGTACGTCTTGGAGTACCGGTTCCCGGCGAAGTGA
- a CDS encoding FtsK/SpoIIIE domain-containing protein: MSSEPSLVDELWESLVTAVIAAGALLWWLLRRPWLLGATLLVTGVVLVGGWLVGVLVLGLALIGVAGLRGLRPDLFARLVSRPLRRAQTGSRYRRDWTRVSDLCGLTKELDGRTLHPDLLRVEVGDVFDRLLLRMVTGQALADYERACPELASSLGGHLARVWADKPGRLWLEVIRDDALADILPARPIPATDEVDQIEIGVREDGRPWVLRLLGTHVFVAGVQGAGKGSVIWSVLRGLSRSIHSGVVQVWAVDPKGGMELAFGRPLFTRFACETTAAMVELLEDAVMVMDARCARLAGVTRMHHPTVDEPLVLVIVDELSTLTAYEPHTKLRTRATAAISALLARGRAAAVVVLAAAQDPRKEVVSFRSLFPTKIALRLDTPSQVDMVLGDGMHQMGALADRIPAGRPGVGYVTVEGIREPVRVRAAYVADEQIHAQTLDYPAPVADPALLAVDGGDPQ, encoded by the coding sequence ATGTCGTCCGAACCGTCCCTGGTCGACGAGCTGTGGGAATCGCTCGTCACGGCCGTCATCGCCGCCGGAGCACTCCTGTGGTGGCTGCTGCGCCGGCCCTGGCTGCTCGGCGCCACTCTGCTCGTGACCGGCGTGGTGCTGGTCGGCGGCTGGCTGGTCGGCGTCCTGGTCCTCGGTCTCGCACTGATCGGCGTGGCCGGCCTTCGCGGGCTGCGTCCGGACCTGTTCGCCCGGCTGGTCTCTCGACCGTTGCGGCGGGCGCAGACCGGGTCGCGGTATCGGCGGGACTGGACCCGAGTCAGCGACTTGTGCGGCCTGACGAAGGAACTCGACGGCCGAACCCTGCACCCGGACCTGCTGCGCGTCGAGGTCGGTGATGTTTTTGACCGGCTGCTGCTGCGGATGGTCACCGGCCAGGCCCTGGCCGACTACGAACGCGCGTGTCCGGAACTCGCGTCGTCGCTGGGTGGGCATCTGGCCCGGGTGTGGGCGGACAAGCCGGGCCGGCTGTGGCTGGAAGTGATCCGCGACGACGCCCTGGCCGACATCTTGCCGGCCCGCCCCATCCCGGCCACTGACGAGGTCGACCAGATCGAGATCGGGGTGCGGGAGGACGGCCGGCCGTGGGTGCTGCGGCTGCTGGGCACGCACGTGTTCGTCGCCGGGGTCCAGGGCGCCGGAAAGGGGTCGGTCATCTGGTCGGTCCTACGTGGGCTGTCCCGGTCGATCCACTCCGGGGTGGTGCAGGTGTGGGCGGTCGACCCGAAGGGCGGGATGGAGCTGGCGTTCGGCCGGCCCCTGTTCACCCGGTTCGCCTGCGAAACCACGGCCGCGATGGTCGAGCTGTTGGAGGACGCGGTGATGGTGATGGACGCCCGGTGCGCCCGGCTGGCCGGTGTGACCCGCATGCACCATCCCACGGTCGATGAACCGTTGGTCCTGGTGATCGTCGACGAACTGTCCACCCTGACCGCGTACGAGCCCCACACCAAGCTGCGGACCCGGGCAACCGCGGCGATCTCGGCGCTGCTTGCCCGCGGCCGAGCGGCTGCGGTCGTCGTCCTGGCCGCCGCGCAGGATCCGCGGAAGGAGGTCGTCAGCTTCCGCTCGCTGTTCCCCACGAAGATCGCTTTGCGGTTGGACACCCCGAGTCAGGTCGACATGGTCTTGGGCGACGGGATGCATCAGATGGGTGCCCTGGCGGATCGGATCCCGGCCGGCCGGCCCGGCGTCGGTTACGTGACCGTGGAGGGCATCCGGGAACCCGTGCGGGTCCGCGCCGCCTACGTCGCCGACGAGCAGATCCACGCCCAGACCCTCGACTACCCCGCCCCTGTGGCTGACCCGGCCTTGCTCGCTGTCGATGGCGGTGATCCGCAATGA
- a CDS encoding replication initiator, with protein MTGAVLTSAVVVPAARVMVQDGQVDEATAREVMRRLVSPEFRAWRRQVRGAGFCHRPVRVAGQRYRDGASGREVLFSTRTEPDCALLIRCGNRRGSVCPPCSREYKGDVWHLLHAGTAGGTKGVPEQVASHPMWFLTVTGPGFGPVHGATCGRGRAGRSASGGRTGRAGDLCVHGRGRTCAHPHADDDPQLGEPICPACYQYLAAVAFNWRSPELWRRFMISLRRRLAAGLGMSEAAFGRQLRLSYAKVAEFQKRGIVHFHAIIRLDGTGDGYPPAPVTVPDELFTAAVRQAVADATVTATLGDHAVQLGFGDQIDIRPLRHGIDEHCADGVVDDGAGPVTSGMVAAYIAKYATKAAEDFGLDSRVRTALIARQAGLRPHVAAMILAAEQLSALPGYDGLLRWVHMLGFRGHFTTKSRRFSVTLGSLRQARRDWRAARAEKCAPAAPDDADDMEWPAPDSQPGLWDDETLAGGAGDDEPVPVVGEWRFLGLGYTNPGDALLAAYEHADHLAALEFLRQEART; from the coding sequence ATGACCGGCGCGGTGTTGACGTCGGCGGTGGTGGTGCCGGCGGCGCGGGTGATGGTGCAGGACGGGCAGGTCGACGAGGCCACGGCCCGGGAGGTGATGCGGCGGTTGGTGTCGCCGGAGTTCCGGGCGTGGCGGCGGCAGGTCCGCGGCGCCGGGTTCTGCCACCGCCCGGTCCGGGTCGCCGGGCAACGCTACCGGGACGGCGCATCGGGTCGTGAGGTGCTGTTCTCGACGCGGACGGAACCGGACTGTGCGTTGTTGATCCGCTGCGGCAATCGCCGCGGGTCGGTGTGCCCGCCGTGCAGCCGGGAGTACAAGGGGGACGTCTGGCATCTGCTGCATGCGGGGACCGCCGGCGGGACCAAAGGCGTCCCCGAACAGGTCGCGTCGCATCCGATGTGGTTCCTGACGGTGACCGGTCCCGGGTTCGGTCCGGTTCATGGCGCGACGTGTGGGCGCGGGAGGGCAGGCCGGAGCGCCAGCGGAGGCCGGACCGGACGCGCCGGTGACCTGTGCGTGCACGGCCGGGGACGAACCTGTGCCCATCCTCATGCCGACGATGATCCACAGCTGGGGGAACCGATCTGCCCGGCCTGCTACCAGTACCTCGCCGCGGTCGCGTTCAACTGGCGCTCCCCGGAGTTGTGGCGCCGCTTCATGATCTCCCTGCGCCGCCGGCTCGCCGCCGGCCTGGGCATGAGCGAGGCCGCGTTCGGCCGACAGCTGCGGCTCAGCTACGCCAAGGTCGCCGAGTTCCAGAAACGCGGGATCGTACACTTCCACGCGATCATCCGCCTCGACGGCACCGGCGACGGCTACCCACCCGCCCCGGTCACCGTCCCCGACGAGCTGTTCACGGCCGCGGTGCGGCAGGCCGTCGCCGACGCCACGGTCACCGCCACCCTCGGCGACCACGCGGTCCAGCTCGGGTTCGGCGACCAGATCGACATCCGCCCCCTCCGACACGGGATCGACGAGCACTGCGCCGACGGTGTTGTCGATGACGGTGCCGGTCCGGTGACGTCGGGGATGGTCGCGGCGTACATCGCGAAGTACGCGACGAAGGCCGCGGAGGACTTCGGCCTGGACTCCAGGGTCCGGACCGCGCTGATCGCCCGGCAGGCCGGGTTACGACCCCACGTCGCGGCGATGATCCTGGCCGCGGAGCAACTCTCGGCGCTGCCGGGGTACGACGGTCTGCTGCGGTGGGTGCACATGCTCGGCTTCCGCGGGCACTTCACGACCAAGTCGCGCCGGTTCTCGGTCACCCTCGGCTCCCTGCGGCAGGCCCGCCGCGACTGGCGCGCCGCCCGGGCCGAGAAGTGCGCACCGGCGGCGCCTGATGACGCCGACGACATGGAGTGGCCGGCGCCCGATTCACAGCCGGGCTTGTGGGACGACGAGACCTTGGCCGGCGGCGCCGGTGATGACGAGCCGGTTCCGGTGGTCGGTGAGTGGCGGTTCCTGGGGCTGGGTTACACGAACCCGGGGGATGCGCTGCTGGCCGCGTACGAGCACGCCGACCATCTGGCGGCGTTGGAGTTCCTGCGACAGGAGGCGCGGACATGA
- a CDS encoding ATP-binding protein, with product MRHDRNPKTDKQSPKMRPAKAPGWAKAWEPAAARLPLRTRQVVGHVTLTGNTGTAWYRLDPVPWSFRPDRDREQHILNQAAVLAGLSGQSVRIRGTQVPFPVREWAQAHHQLVTQRQAAFGAVPLPCWPDLLAGEQRQFLGEHLAEKQVYLGVDYLHRSPLAQLAAGLLPRSWRPLARELNAQQGKLAALDTLMARPGMRGRPVTAGQMAWLLHRSTHLGFPAPRLRSEPDVTDWDAGDLAGLLDQVSWTAEPFATTLRVTGMVDGRTLSRHVAILTVGRMQPMTIPQVDLPWMAIPDQLGIPLEWSAHVFVRHDHEVREQLRRVMSRITSQTKHYQVEHDQDPPTALREQHDLALQVEAELSDTQDLSASRARGWWRLAVSGTSETECLENVERVVTAYARRVQIEHTYGQHDLAREFLPGEPVRIRAHRRDLPVRAVAAGGAAITSTAGDRTGWNIARAVLDGRTPVMYDLWANMERFDVAGYYPIVAGLGGGKSTLIGVVIGKTGAAGIPWTCVDPAGRLGRLARTAPLRSHARALDLVNGHPGSLNTYRLVAEPHPDDFTIQDLADLEDADLAALGVDAADLGTVTLDDLDQQLVEGLRDRWLQRARVRAQAARRRLTVDSLTQVLPASLVVRGDQAPHVTTELLLAATLVDAADGPFAGRPKHPGLVIEALRQSRTEHRQVALTTAELLDSIRHEPLPSLLFPERDEHEAVAFDRQLMFFSTKGIALPDQHVGQEYWGDEARQGVAILNLASWLCLRWVYGLPAGQRKGVALDEVHFLEQLSSGRLMLTEFARNTRKQNLAVLAAKQEEAAGSDNDTLRNFVGGAFLGRMDDEQAAARALGLVQIPTGVGYEQALLDLPRPTDDAEDVPRQFLFYSRGGAGCKELIEIARDGDHLDWLWTALESAPGQTFHRAAS from the coding sequence ATGCGGCATGACCGAAACCCCAAGACCGACAAGCAGTCCCCGAAGATGCGCCCGGCGAAGGCGCCGGGGTGGGCGAAGGCCTGGGAGCCGGCGGCGGCACGGTTGCCGTTGCGGACCCGGCAGGTCGTCGGCCACGTCACCCTGACCGGCAACACGGGGACGGCGTGGTACCGGCTGGATCCGGTGCCGTGGTCGTTCCGGCCGGACCGGGACCGTGAGCAGCACATCCTGAACCAAGCCGCTGTGTTGGCTGGGTTGTCGGGGCAGTCGGTGCGGATCCGCGGCACCCAGGTGCCGTTCCCGGTGCGGGAGTGGGCGCAGGCCCACCACCAACTGGTCACGCAGCGGCAGGCCGCGTTCGGGGCGGTGCCGTTGCCGTGCTGGCCGGACCTGCTCGCCGGGGAGCAGCGGCAATTCCTCGGTGAGCACCTGGCCGAGAAGCAGGTCTACCTGGGCGTGGACTATCTGCACCGCTCCCCGCTGGCGCAGCTCGCCGCCGGGCTGTTGCCCCGGTCGTGGCGGCCGTTGGCCCGGGAACTCAACGCCCAGCAGGGCAAGCTGGCGGCGTTGGACACGTTGATGGCGCGGCCGGGGATGCGGGGCCGGCCGGTCACGGCCGGGCAGATGGCGTGGCTGCTGCACCGTTCCACCCACCTCGGCTTCCCCGCACCACGACTCCGGTCGGAGCCGGACGTGACCGACTGGGACGCCGGGGATCTGGCCGGTCTGCTGGACCAGGTGTCCTGGACCGCGGAACCCTTCGCCACCACGCTGCGCGTCACCGGCATGGTCGACGGCCGCACCCTGTCCCGGCATGTCGCGATCCTGACGGTGGGCCGGATGCAGCCGATGACGATCCCCCAGGTGGATCTGCCGTGGATGGCGATCCCCGACCAGTTGGGCATCCCGCTGGAGTGGTCCGCGCACGTGTTCGTGCGGCACGACCACGAGGTGCGGGAGCAGCTGCGGCGGGTGATGTCCCGGATCACGTCGCAGACCAAGCATTACCAGGTCGAACACGACCAGGACCCGCCCACCGCGCTGCGGGAGCAACACGACCTGGCCCTGCAGGTCGAGGCGGAACTGTCCGACACCCAGGACTTGTCGGCGAGCCGCGCCCGCGGCTGGTGGCGCCTCGCCGTCTCCGGCACCAGTGAAACCGAGTGCTTGGAGAACGTTGAGCGGGTGGTCACGGCGTATGCGCGGCGGGTGCAGATCGAGCACACCTACGGGCAGCACGACCTGGCCCGGGAGTTCCTGCCCGGGGAACCGGTCCGGATCCGCGCCCACCGCCGCGACCTCCCGGTCCGGGCCGTCGCCGCGGGTGGCGCCGCGATCACCTCCACGGCCGGGGATCGGACCGGGTGGAACATCGCCCGCGCGGTGCTCGATGGGCGCACCCCGGTGATGTACGACCTGTGGGCCAACATGGAACGGTTCGATGTCGCCGGCTACTACCCGATCGTCGCCGGCCTGGGCGGCGGCAAGTCGACCCTGATCGGCGTTGTCATCGGCAAGACCGGCGCCGCCGGCATCCCGTGGACGTGCGTCGACCCCGCCGGCCGCCTCGGCCGCCTGGCCCGCACCGCTCCTCTGCGCTCGCATGCGCGGGCGTTGGACCTGGTCAACGGGCACCCCGGCTCCCTGAACACGTACCGGCTGGTGGCCGAACCCCACCCGGACGATTTCACCATCCAGGATCTGGCCGACCTGGAAGACGCGGACCTGGCAGCGCTGGGCGTCGATGCCGCCGACCTTGGCACGGTGACTCTGGACGATCTCGACCAGCAGCTGGTCGAGGGACTGCGGGACCGGTGGTTGCAGCGGGCCCGGGTGCGGGCGCAGGCCGCCCGCCGCCGGCTCACCGTGGACTCCCTGACGCAGGTCCTGCCGGCGTCGCTGGTGGTGCGGGGTGATCAGGCGCCGCACGTCACGACGGAGTTGCTGCTGGCGGCGACGCTGGTGGATGCGGCGGATGGGCCGTTCGCCGGCCGGCCCAAGCATCCCGGTCTGGTCATCGAGGCGCTGCGGCAGTCCCGGACGGAGCATCGGCAGGTGGCGTTGACCACGGCGGAGCTGCTGGACTCGATCCGGCACGAACCCTTGCCGTCGCTGCTGTTCCCGGAACGCGACGAGCACGAGGCGGTCGCGTTCGACCGGCAACTGATGTTCTTCTCCACCAAGGGCATCGCCCTCCCGGATCAGCACGTCGGGCAGGAGTACTGGGGCGACGAGGCCCGGCAGGGTGTCGCGATCCTGAACCTGGCGTCGTGGTTGTGCCTGCGGTGGGTCTACGGCCTCCCCGCCGGGCAACGCAAAGGGGTGGCCCTGGACGAAGTGCACTTCCTGGAGCAGCTCTCGTCGGGCCGGTTGATGCTGACCGAGTTCGCCCGCAACACCCGCAAGCAGAACCTGGCCGTGCTCGCCGCCAAGCAGGAGGAGGCGGCCGGCTCCGACAACGACACGCTGCGCAACTTCGTCGGCGGCGCGTTCCTCGGCCGGATGGACGACGAGCAAGCCGCCGCCCGCGCATTGGGCCTGGTGCAGATCCCGACCGGCGTCGGCTACGAGCAGGCGCTCCTGGACCTGCCCCGGCCCACCGACGACGCCGAGGACGTGCCCAGGCAGTTCCTGTTCTACTCCCGCGGAGGCGCCGGCTGTAAGGAACTGATCGAGATCGCCCGCGACGGCGACCATCTCGACTGGCTCTGGACCGCCCTGGAATCCGCCCCCGGCCAAACCTTCCACCGGGCCGCGTCATGA
- a CDS encoding M15 family metallopeptidase, whose translation MTSAPSRRMRGLVLGLAGVVLTGCTLAGARGATINTISRPTTGTGDCQPAAVTGTAPGLDPAQEANAKTVLGVAVGRGLGPTGAAIAVAAALAESSLYNYANDGTSTLVGSAEGRQLNDSERAVARQSLGYPHDKVGNNLDSIGLFQQRPMTGWGTPDQLINPATATGKFLDRMVTVANWQTVSPWTVAQKVQGSPSSDGGIYRDSYQQATNIVAALNTGSAPTITSKGPSVVAEVAAGTTCGQPAANRAGATGPAAWGGYQNGRIPATALCPVPSRPALQLECGAATAFDHLNTAFKAQFGQDIGITDGYRSYDEQVQCRLEKGSLCANPGTSNHGWGKAVDIGACCGINTGTGPAFDWLTTNASRYGWNHPAWAQPGGSKPEPWHWEYGAIS comes from the coding sequence ATGACCAGCGCACCTTCTCGCCGAATGCGTGGGCTGGTGCTCGGCCTGGCCGGCGTCGTGCTCACCGGCTGCACGTTGGCGGGCGCCCGCGGCGCCACCATCAACACCATCAGCCGGCCCACCACCGGCACCGGCGACTGCCAACCTGCCGCCGTCACCGGCACCGCACCCGGCCTCGACCCCGCGCAGGAAGCGAACGCCAAGACTGTCCTCGGGGTCGCCGTCGGTCGCGGCCTCGGTCCGACCGGCGCGGCCATCGCGGTCGCCGCGGCTCTGGCCGAATCCAGCCTCTACAACTACGCCAACGATGGCACCAGCACGCTGGTCGGGTCCGCCGAAGGACGTCAGCTCAACGACTCGGAACGGGCCGTCGCCCGCCAATCGCTGGGCTACCCGCACGACAAGGTCGGCAACAACCTCGACAGCATCGGCCTGTTCCAGCAACGGCCCATGACCGGCTGGGGCACCCCGGACCAGCTGATCAACCCGGCCACCGCCACCGGCAAGTTCCTCGATCGGATGGTGACCGTCGCCAACTGGCAGACCGTCTCGCCCTGGACCGTGGCGCAGAAGGTGCAGGGGTCCCCGTCCAGCGACGGCGGGATCTACCGCGATAGCTACCAGCAGGCCACCAACATCGTCGCCGCCCTCAACACGGGATCCGCGCCCACCATTACGAGCAAAGGGCCGAGTGTCGTCGCCGAGGTCGCGGCCGGTACGACCTGCGGCCAGCCGGCCGCCAACCGAGCAGGCGCGACCGGGCCGGCGGCCTGGGGCGGCTACCAGAACGGACGCATCCCCGCGACCGCGCTGTGCCCGGTCCCATCCAGGCCGGCCCTGCAACTTGAATGCGGCGCCGCGACCGCGTTCGACCACCTCAACACCGCGTTCAAAGCCCAGTTCGGGCAGGACATCGGCATCACCGACGGCTACCGCTCCTACGACGAACAAGTCCAATGCCGACTCGAAAAGGGCAGCCTGTGCGCCAACCCCGGCACCTCCAACCACGGCTGGGGCAAAGCCGTCGACATCGGCGCCTGCTGCGGCATCAACACCGGAACCGGGCCGGCCTTCGACTGGCTCACCACCAACGCCAGCCGCTACGGCTGGAACCACCCCGCCTGGGCCCAACCCGGCGGGTCCAAACCCGAACCCTGGCACTGGGAATACGGCGCCATCTCGTAG
- a CDS encoding excisionase family DNA-binding protein, which produces MEAIEAPATTITAKEDTSPKLLLRIEEAAEQLGIGRSLMYRLVLSGAIESVRLGRLRRIPAECLGEHVRRLRDEARSTQVK; this is translated from the coding sequence ATGGAAGCGATCGAGGCTCCGGCCACGACGATCACGGCGAAGGAGGACACGTCGCCAAAGCTGCTGCTGAGGATCGAGGAGGCGGCCGAGCAGCTCGGCATCGGCCGATCCCTGATGTACCGGCTGGTCCTGTCCGGGGCGATTGAGTCCGTGCGCTTGGGTCGGCTGCGTCGGATACCAGCCGAATGCCTGGGCGAGCACGTCCGTCGGCTCCGCGACGAAGCGCGGTCGACCCAGGTCAAGTGA